A region of the Epinephelus fuscoguttatus linkage group LG22, E.fuscoguttatus.final_Chr_v1 genome:
ATGTAAATAGCTCATAAAGGCAAAGAAAATACAATAATGCTTATTTTGAGGTGATCATAAACTAATGACAACACAGTTTTGAATATTAAATACCATTTCaaccaatagatgcccctataTCCcagacactggacctttaaagggaGACACTACAGGTTATATTTCTGTGAAACGCTTTGATTTTATTCTCACAGTGAGTCAGTGGtacaaaagtaaacaaaaacagcGGTGTAATGCAATGTTTATAGTGTACCTGGCTGCAGGTTGTCTCCACTCGGTGCATCCCATAGGAGAAATCATCTGCCACAGAGATGGCCTCCTCCTTCACAAGGTCAAAGAAGGATGGCCAACCTGAACACATGACGGAATCATGTTAGGAAGGTGTCAGCATACAATTAATGTGTGGACTGGTCGGTCCACCACTTCAGTCCAGACTAAAATATTTCAACAGCTACAGGATGGATTGCCAGGAAATTCAGTGCAGGTATccatggtgcccagaggatgGAGCCTGTCatctttggtgatcctctgtcTTCTCCTCTATTGCCATCATCAAGTCAAACTTTCAGTGTGCCCAATACTTCCATTTATGACCTGCAAAACTAATCACATTCCCATCACTCTAAGCTGAACTTTTTGTCCTACAAAGCAATTGTTTACAAGTTAACATGTTTAACTAAGATGGTGAGCATGGTAAACATCATACCTGCTAAACGTCACTGTGATAGTATTGTctttgtgagcatgttagcatactgcAGCCTCGCAGAGCTGAAAACTTACATATATGCATACTTCTCCAGCATGACTTCAAGGTATTCCCTCTTTTCCAACTAGGAGTTTGGCCTTATTTCTGTCTGCCAAAGCATCTCTGCGCATTTTGGAATGTTTCCAGTTAGAGGCTTAACTTCACTTTCTCATCTTTAGGGGAGCCCGACCTCATCACTGAGGAGTGTGGAGTTACAggcagggttggaaattagcaccagccaacAGCAAAATGCTGGTAGAATATTAatgtggctgctagatttgcttcactcaccagccaaaaaaaactatggtaatctattgagtggctGGCAGATCTTGTAATCAATGCAGGGTGGACAAAAAggttaatttccaaccctggttGCAGGCACTGTTAAAAGGAAATCAGGGAGAGAGCCTGGAAACAGGACTGCTATATTTGTGTCTAGATGAGGAGCAGTGCCCCCTGCTGACTGGCTGTATATGCAACTGGTCTGTGATCACATCACAACTGGCAACTCCGAAGGTTTGTAGCATAAATTAAAGCATGGTCCATAACATTCACAACAAACTGGCCACAAGATCTAAATAACTTTCTGTTCTCTGCAAATCAAGCAAGGTAAATGTTCCCCTTCCTTATAGAAGTGCACTCTAATTTACACTGCAGGCCACCAGGGCCCAGATCTGATGGAGCTGTCAtaacacagaaaagaaaatcacagcagattaaataattttgcagcCATGAGTGTGATGGCTTTTACGTGCATTAGTAATCCAAATGAAACATGGCCACATATAATGGAAACACAGAAACGCCACTGGCTGTAAGAGGGGTTGCAATTCCAAATGACACAGCCACTGAAGCCTGCTGCCCATCACTGATCCATACATGCTGTAACTGCTGCATGCTGCAGAcatctgttcacactgactgGTTATTGTGTCAGTGGACCAGCTACTCATTGACTCAATTTAACTGATGGAGAGTTTAACcccaaacaagaaaaaacagttTGTACATAAAGACAATGATTGTAGGTTAATGATTAGCAAATACCAGCATTTAGTACATTCACAAAAGAATGTCAGGCTTTAGAGATGCTTGTGCCTAGCCTACAGAGCTGCAGGTGAGAAACTGTGGTTCAACTTACCCGATCCTGAGTCGAATTTAGTTTTCGAGCtataaaaggaaacaaaaatgtcaattaGAAAAAGTTTGTTAATTtcatttacagttgaaaatgtTTAATTCCAAATGATTGCTTATTACAATTTACAGCTTATTCTCTACATGGGTGCTATCCGGCAACATTTCTTTCTGTAAACTTATGTCAGGCTTTCACACCCAAACATACACACTTTATAGTGACTTTATAGTGAGCTCATCTGcaacatgaaaaacactttCGGACACCACTTACGTCATCTTCTGTGCACCGTTAATGATGTCATTGCTGTGGCACAGTGAAAACATGCCATTTCAACAGTGACTGGTGGtaaattcataacaaataccAGCATGCAAAATGTGATAAACACATGTTTTATGGAGTGTATTTCCCCTAATCTAATAACATTACGAAGTACTCTGTGGTTATTTGTTTTGGAATGCGCTGCTCTGCTCCCATTAAACACACTATCAATATTATACTGTCAGATGGACAGAAGAACAGAGGGCGATTGCAACTTGTCctaaaaatgtaattagtttTCAGTTTATCATTTGATGAGCTGACGTTTGTCTTTTACGATTAGTAAAGTGATAACTTGGGAATTTAAAGTGTAACATTAAACATTACACCATTACAGCACAAGTCACAGCTAGTAGTGACCCAGCTCGCTAGTGTTAGCTAGTGTTACAACTCTATTCTCTGTAATGTTAGTCGATTTATTTTGATATCTTCGGGGACCGACAACTACACATTAAATTCACCATCAAcagttaaaaatgtaaacaagctGTAGTcaagctgctctctctcctgtCGTCTGTCACTGCATGCAGTCTGTTAGTTACTTCAGTGTGATGCACGATGGGATATAGTGCTTGGTTACTGACCGCCAGTTGTACACTACTTTTTacagtgcattgtgggatacttTGAGTCCATTATATAAGTTACAATAATTCCCACTAAACATTCAGACAGCTCTACAAAATGGCAAAGTCGCTTTATAGTGGACTATATAGTGAGTGGTGAGTGATTTCGGACATAGCCATATAAACAACTCAGCTCCTACCTGAACAGCTGGGCCCCGCAGACAACACAAGTGTAGGTCCCCTCATCTTTATGATCTGTGAACTGTCCAGTGAAGGCACTGTGGAAAAAGGACTGTATTAGTGAATGGTTTATCAATATGATGAACAAATGAGTACGTGTTGTTTTTACACACCATGATCCTGTCAGCACACTTTTTGCCTTAAAACCCGAGAACACTGAATGAAACTAAATGAAACCTGACAAAACTAAATGAATCTTGACAACACTGCAATGACACTTCAGACAATGGAAGCAACCTTAAGAATGTTGATTGAAAGAATAAGGAATGAAACATGAGAAGTTTCCCGGGATATGTATGATAATCATGTCCCTGGTAATAACCTTGGTTTGAGGATTGCTATGATTTTTGCAATAAAGAGTGCATCAGGTTGCTATATGACTTGCAAATCTATGACAAAAAAAGTGGTTCCAGCAGTGTGTCCTACCTCTCAGTTCCTCTCTCCTGGGTGACATGGTACTGCATTGGTGTGAGGCGTTccctcagctcctcctgagTAAAGCTCACTGGCCATGTCTTCTTAGTCCTACGTGCTCCTGGTAGGGGGAAGCAGGGAGGACAAAAACATATTAATTATGCAGGTCGTCTGATGGCACCATTACACTATCCCTTAGGTCTAGCTAACAACAAAACTGTATAACCTTCCTCCGTCTCggtacaaatataaaaaaaaagcaggtgGGCCATAAGAATGAGCTTACTGCAAcggcaataaaaaataaagtcatttcATCAGActtccagctgcagcacacaAGCAGTTATTTTTGTCTGAAAAGATTTGACAGTTGAAAATATGTATGACCATGTGTTTACTCCACTATGTTTGACATCAACTCTAAAATTGCTGTCACATCCACAGAAGAGCTCCGTATGTAAGAATGAACTGTACGAGAGATGTGAGCTTTTAGTGCAGAAAATGTTTCCCCGAGGTGACGTTCAGTGTAGCAgtatgtgcgtgtatgtgtgtgtgtcactgccaGCTGTTCAGGATAAACTGCATAGAGGTAAGttgttcagggtttttttttttttacatgtggtTCCAGGTCATTTTTCTGACATGATAAGTAGATCTTGAATAGATCTCAATTGCACAGCTCCAACATGGATGTGTGAACACCCTGCTCCGACACTTCTCCTCAGGCATCAGAGAATCATCACTGCTTCATCATGCAGACACAACTTGTGCAAGGATAAATGATGATTAGTGTGCTAAGCTAAAAATATATCTTATTTtcatccaaaaacaaaacacaaaaagaacctATGTGCAATACAACCTTTCAAAAATAAGTGTTAAGTtaaacaaaaccacaacaatCAGTGCATGCAAGCTGCAAGAAAGCAAAGCGTGAATCATTTGATTATTCTGTTAGCACTTCAGCTGTGTGACAGTAGCATGTGAGTAGAGCTAAAAACTCAACAGATGCTGAACTCAGAGGAGATATGAACCATTCTAAAAGGTCTCCATTGGATTTTTTGACCACCCATGACTCTAATGTTTGTGTCTTAGACCGGGATGTTAAGGGTGTGTGGGTGATGATCCAGAAGAGCCCACCCTGACACAGCAAAGCAGTTTCAGGCCTTCAAAATTAATTAAGATTAATTCCACTGTGTACCTGGAGTCTCTTTAGATGTTGAATATCTGGAGCCTCTAACCTCTTACAAGgtgaggtgtttttttgttttttatctctgTGAAATGACATCTGATAATACGCATACAGGCATGAATGTCAGCTGTgattacaagaaaagccccagtCATTTTTGTGCCCAAATGCGTCAAGACCCAGGTTTACTGAGTCATTTGGATAAGTTTGCTGAGTACCCAGAACAAGTCTTTTTACTGATTCCATGTTTCAGAACTCAGGGATTATTTGACACAAGTGGCCACAAAATGTGACTGCAAacgaatgctaatgttgctctattaaagataaaaaaaaaaattgtttccgTTTGTTTCTGTACAGTATGGAAATTAGTCAGCACAGTTATAAACTTTCACGCTGAATATCAAGTCTGCAATGTTTGTCTAAAATATGTTGTTGCTGTGTGATAATGTAGTTAGAATGCAGTTTGCCTTAAAAAACATTGCATATTAGTATGACTAGTTTATACAGACTTGATATTCACTGTGTTGGATTACATAACAACTACTTGGTTACTTGCTTACTCATACTCTAAAGAAGACAATAGAATTCAATGGACTCCTGGAGCAGTCAACAAAATATCCAAGTTTGTAAAACACAATAGCAGGGTTTAAAAAATGTGAGTCATTTGTAGTAAATGTGCTACAACACGCAAAACCACTGATATACTATGTCCCTTCAAAAAATACAGGCATATAACTATAAAAGATTAAAAACGCCTAGGTAAGAATAAATCAAACAGAAATTTAGTGAGATACAATACACTTTGTCCAATGTATTTGCTTTttatatattgcatttattgtGTCATATTTAAATGACAAACTCATGTTCATAAGTCTAATATTTAGGCTCTTGTCTTTAATAGCTGCATGAATTGTTTTTCATAGTGGCATGCcacattaaaatgaaatcacagaaaacaaagaggTGTATTACACGTACACGTTgtccagcagagagcagcataGACCTGCCAATACTAATACCCCTTTTCAACAGTCGTGCTgacttggcttggcttggtttggtttggactgtcagcccagcacagcaggtatttgcatttccatgacaacagggctacccacttgaaggtgtgtcttaaactgatgatggcttgtcttgagtgagtTGAGTGAGTGGGCTGATCCACGGCTAAAGttccctgttatttttgctgcatttgcttaagcattacaggtaagagaagtttacctgttggaggtgagctgtttgcagaggtgtaGTAAGACAGTAAGTGTCTGCAACTCTTCATTttacatctcactgtggctgtttctgcttatACTTTCCTCCCTGCCGCATTATTAGACTCTCCTTCATTGAAGAAAAGCCACTAACAAAGTTTcgctaattcagtgataaacacattttacttcctatagattcttcacaagAAAAGTCCTCTGTCcttttgttatgtaaaagctTTCATTtggaagcagcaaaataaggaaagtTGAGTTTTCAaacagcaacttcacacaacttctaatactGCTGATAGCAGACATGAAAcggtaaaataaaacagatatctaaagaaaaaacaggatgcaggagagaaactaaactccaaaccactgagattcagttagaagctacagaggtactgagagctgaacacagaaACTTATGAAAATGCCTTTCTCACTGGtatcctgcagacagaggggagTTAAGTCTCTCACACACTTGTTTAAGACGAAGAAGGGGTGTCAGCGGGGGTCAGCTGTGGTTAGCAAGACGTCACCTCAGCAGTATTGTCCTGTTATTTGATTATGTACATAATTTCAGTTCGTGTACTCCAATcaacccgttctcattcccaggttgtcaaatactgaagtTTTATCATGCCTCTCAGCGTCTGATTGCGATGCACAGGGCATCCTTTAGTGTATCTACCCcgaaaacttcaattaatagcccgggccATTATTTGCTGAAATTACTGACCTCAACAGACTCATATTTGGGACAGACATCtttatgggacaggcctttaattcctttcacaaaAATTTGTTGCTCAGCATAGATGGGAAATTACAATTAAATTacttatttaaaccagtatgaataacACTTGTATAAGAATTAGGCTTCGAATAgcatatcaattatgaatcattcactTGATCTAGTTCCGAGAGACAGTGCATCAAAGAGAGAGACTGATGGCACTCGAGGATTGTGGCACCTGGCATACCGACACACAACACTTTATCCTggtaaaacaatactcacaacttggattaattctCTACCCACTTGAGGGCGGGTGGCccagcttttggacctactccagaGAAGGCATGGCTTGACTCTGTGCAGCccaaaagtgacagtggaaaaggcCGATAAATACTACACTGTCATTGGTTTTCATGAGCAAGTGTAGGggagcattttcttttttgtcactgCTACTGGCACATCAGTGACGATCAGCACAAGGCGTatgtgatataaaaaaaaaaaaacacttcaatatctattttgattatttttcattttggcatGAGCAATGCCTTTCCATCTCAAGAAACAAACAGTTCTCCTGTACCTCCTCATGTAAACTAATGACAgtgctttgtgtttgttgttggcaGGTGTATGCTGCTCTCCGCTGAACACTGAAGTGTAAtacacttttttgttttctgggttgtgatttcattttaaaatgtggcaTGGAAAATGTATGtcacaatgaaaaacaattaaTTCCAAGGCAAAATAGTTGCCTTTTGAGAcctatttttcatttaatttcaacACTACATGAACACAAAATCTGACTTTAAAATCAGGCAATATCTGATCAAAGAACGAGAAAACAAGTCGACGAGTCAGACCAAGCATTCACTGCTATAAATTGCAGTACCTGGACGTTTTTGATACTCATTGCTACAATAACAAATACATATCACTTGTTAGTTAAAAAGTACTGAGGTCCAATAACCAGGCCTGTTCAGATTAGTACCAATTTGGGAGCTCTCAAGCATCGTTCACTGCAAAAAATTTGATCGATCTTCCCTGGGACGACCGATCAAATGTGAGAAAATAACTAAAAGCAGCTCACATCATTCTGAACACACGTAGACTGGGACAGTAAAGACATGCTGACACACCAGCCAGGTGTTAAGGCTTTAGAGAGGCAGAGCACAGCAGGCACACAGCACCCAGTCAGTGGACCTGAGGGAAGACTGCAGGACCTCAGAGCTACAGGCTGGCTCTTGGTTATTAGATGCAGCAGATTGAAGCCCGACATGGCTGCTGGAGAGAGGGTACTCCACCCACCAGTAGAACCAAACACCTCTCAGCAGGGCTACAACCAAGGACTAGGCTGGATGAAGGGGAGCAGACAAAGGGAGAGACAAAACAGGTCAAGATACTGAACAGTATtaaagacaagacatgaaataAAAGCGCTGGTCATCAGGATCTGTTTGGGATTCCCACTGTTAATACAGAGTTTGAAGGACATTGGTTAACAGACATGAGGAACATGGAAACGCACctagaaaaactaaaaacattaaTACCTTATCCTGCATGGAAGTCTAATCCTGAATAGCTTTCAGCTGCTGATGGCTAAAATTATCAGATTTTAAATGAAAGACAACTTGTGTTCTGAAAGTAAAATCCATATCCCTGACCAGattacacacagaaaaactcaaccaaacaaacaatacCAAATTGTGCAAATAAGAACTGAAAATGCAAAGTCATTGTGGctttaaaatgcaacaacaaAAGACTCTTATCACAGCTCTGAGACAACAGATCCACTTGTTCATGATACTGGTGGTAATAAAGATGATTAATTACAACAGAAAGATTTTACAATTGAACATAACACCACATATATGCTCTGACCAGAGAACTTTATAATGAACTTTATACTGCAGTACTATGCAGTATACTATGCACTATGCAGTACtacagcacatgcacacacactcacacctccTTTAGATCATACACTGACCAAGGGTCTCTGGATGTCATTTAGATTCAAGATTGAGTCATACGAGGCAGCAGTATTGTCCTATTATTTGATGATGTACATGATTTCAGATTATGTAATTTAATCAaactgttctcattcccaggttgtcaaacaCTGATGTTTCATCATGCCCCTCAGCGTCTGATAGCGATGCACAGGGCATCCTTTGGTGTATACACCCTGTAAAActtaatagcccaggctattagtAGCTTAAATCACTGACCTCAGCTGACTTATATTTGGGACCGACATCTGTATGAGACAGGCCTTTAGttcctttcacacaaattttctgtctgtctgtctgtctgtttgtccgtccgtccgtccgtccgtccgtcgaTGTGGGGGCGTGAACCATCAAATGCACAGCATTGGGCAATGTCCCTTACTTACACTATGTCAATTGCTCTCAGTGTCAAGCAGTGCCACTAATGGGTTTAAAAATCGAGTtagctaaaagctctgtgtATCTTACAAAGAccctaaagggtgcctttgccATTGATATCAGGAGTGTGACAAAGcagccatatatatatatatatatatatatatatatatatatatacacatatatatataaataaagcctATATCCAGCCTGTCCACATTCttatacacacatttatacactgctcaaaaaaatgaagggaacacttaaatcacacttCCCAGATCTCGATGAATGAGATATCCCAGATGAAAATCTTTATTGACTACATAGTGTAATTCTTTGAGAACAAAATAATGTAAGAACAAtccatggaaaccaaaatcattaaCTCATTTAGGACTGGATTCAGAATCATACCCAAAATCCCAAAAAAGTGGATTCAAAGTGAATTTCCTCAG
Encoded here:
- the msrb3 gene encoding methionine-R-sulfoxide reductase B3 isoform X1, whose translation is MAVLLRRGLVVAVHRALGQVSSSSVCHRALPAPLLGARRTKKTWPVSFTQEELRERLTPMQYHVTQERGTESAFTGQFTDHKDEGTYTCVVCGAQLFSSKTKFDSGSGWPSFFDLVKEEAISVADDFSYGMHRVETTCSQCGSHLGHLFDDGPKPTGKRYCINSASLGFQPKDADSSTTSSEAVGGAASSAVSDGKTEL
- the msrb3 gene encoding methionine-R-sulfoxide reductase B3 isoform X2, whose translation is MSGFNLLHLITKSQPVALRSCSLPSGARRTKKTWPVSFTQEELRERLTPMQYHVTQERGTESAFTGQFTDHKDEGTYTCVVCGAQLFSSKTKFDSGSGWPSFFDLVKEEAISVADDFSYGMHRVETTCSQCGSHLGHLFDDGPKPTGKRYCINSASLGFQPKDADSSTTSSEAVGGAASSAVSDGKTEL